Proteins from one Streptosporangium becharense genomic window:
- a CDS encoding serine/threonine-protein kinase, protein MGAVYAGHDKHLDRRVAVKFLKLLTGPDEEQKRRFLREARILAKLEHPGAPVLYDFGTFDQRLFQVMQFIEGVTVADVVSEHGPLPVPWAAAIAAQACAVLAAAHTLSIYHRDLKPTNLMLCPDGSVKVLDFGLAVLREADTTQFTRVGQLLGTPSYMAPEQIQRGLSGPRSDLYALGCVIHEMLTGRQLFSGPTEYAVFERQVKERPPEVPGVPAELNRLIGDLLEKDPDNRPAAAEVLYERLQPFVVDLPVLPGFLHPASVPSPGRMYARVFGRVLA, encoded by the coding sequence ATGGGCGCCGTCTACGCCGGTCACGACAAGCATCTCGACCGCCGGGTGGCGGTCAAGTTCCTGAAGCTCCTCACCGGCCCCGACGAGGAGCAGAAGCGGCGCTTCCTGCGCGAGGCCCGCATCCTGGCGAAGCTGGAGCATCCCGGCGCCCCGGTCCTGTACGACTTCGGCACCTTCGACCAGCGGCTGTTCCAGGTGATGCAGTTCATCGAGGGCGTCACCGTGGCCGACGTGGTCAGCGAGCACGGGCCGCTGCCGGTGCCGTGGGCCGCGGCGATCGCCGCCCAGGCGTGCGCGGTGCTGGCGGCGGCGCACACCCTGTCGATCTACCACCGCGACCTGAAACCGACCAACCTCATGCTCTGCCCGGACGGGAGCGTCAAGGTGCTCGACTTCGGCCTCGCCGTGCTCCGCGAGGCCGACACCACCCAGTTCACCCGGGTCGGCCAGCTCCTCGGCACCCCCTCGTACATGGCGCCGGAGCAGATCCAGCGCGGCCTGTCCGGTCCGCGCAGCGACCTCTACGCCCTCGGTTGCGTGATCCACGAGATGCTGACGGGCCGCCAGCTGTTCAGCGGCCCCACCGAGTACGCCGTCTTCGAGCGCCAGGTCAAGGAACGCCCGCCCGAGGTGCCCGGGGTCCCGGCCGAGCTGAACCGCCTGATCGGCGACCTGCTGGAGAAGGACCCGGACAACCGTCCCGCCGCCGCCGAGGTCCTGTACGAGCGTCTGCAGCCCTTCGTGGTGGACCTGCCGGTGCTCCCGGGGTTCCTGCACCCGGCCTCGGTGCCGAGCCCGGGCCGCATGTACGCCCGCGTCTTCGGCCGCGTGCTGGCCTGA
- a CDS encoding MBL fold metallo-hydrolase, translating to MEDGRWIEVADRVLVRRYAELDLSVGLVLGDGGCLVVDTRGDERQGAELAEQVRRVTSDPWTVVITHSHFDHSFGTRAFLECPVWAHEDCRADLAANGERMRQEWMLHYRREGRPDIAADIAATGIAPPGRLVTDRAELTVGGRPVTLAHLGRGHSANDLVVHLPDSGVLFAGDLVENGAPPAYEDAYPLEWPTTVTGLLGYPCDVVVPGHGDPVDRAFVTAQHAEITAVAHLCAEVAARRTTPDEAVRLSPYPEETTRTALGRPVTTG from the coding sequence GTGGAAGACGGGCGATGGATCGAGGTGGCCGACCGCGTGCTGGTGCGGCGGTACGCCGAACTGGACCTGTCGGTGGGGCTGGTCCTGGGTGACGGCGGGTGCCTGGTCGTCGACACGCGCGGGGACGAACGGCAGGGGGCCGAGCTGGCGGAGCAGGTTCGCCGTGTCACCAGCGACCCCTGGACGGTGGTGATCACCCACTCGCATTTCGACCACAGCTTCGGCACCCGGGCGTTCCTGGAGTGTCCCGTCTGGGCACACGAGGACTGCCGCGCCGACCTCGCCGCCAACGGCGAGCGGATGAGGCAGGAGTGGATGCTGCACTACCGCCGCGAGGGACGCCCCGACATCGCGGCCGACATCGCCGCCACCGGGATCGCACCGCCCGGCCGTCTGGTGACGGACCGGGCGGAGCTGACCGTCGGCGGACGGCCCGTGACCCTGGCCCACCTCGGTCGCGGCCACTCCGCCAACGACCTGGTCGTCCACCTGCCCGACTCCGGCGTGCTCTTCGCCGGTGACCTGGTGGAGAACGGCGCCCCGCCGGCCTACGAGGACGCCTACCCGCTGGAGTGGCCCACGACGGTCACCGGCCTGCTGGGGTACCCGTGCGACGTCGTGGTGCCCGGCCACGGCGACCCGGTGGACCGCGCCTTCGTGACCGCCCAGCACGCCGAGATCACCGCGGTGGCCCATCTCTGCGCGGAGGTCGCCGCCAGGCGTACGACCCCGGACGAGGCCGTACGCCTGTCCCCCTACCCCGAGGAGACCACCAGGACCGCCCTCGGCCGTCCCGTCACCACCGGTTGA
- the ctaD gene encoding aa3-type cytochrome oxidase subunit I, whose amino-acid sequence MTTFEQSRPEPMTSPLAPRRQSKGAVIVSWLSSTDHKVIGYLYLISSFVFFLLGGIMAMVIRAELVAPGLQVVSAEQYNQMFTMHGTVMLLFFATPLFAGFANVIMPLQIGAPDVAFPRLNMVSFWLFLFGGTIAMLGFFTNGGAADFGWTGYPTLSRSAFSPQLGSDLWVLGLTMSGLGTILGSVNFMTTIICMRAPGMTMFRMPIFTWNVLLTGVLVLMAFPVLAAALLALESDRRFGSHVFDPANGGPILWQHLFWFFGHPEVYVIALPFFGIVTEVIPVFSRKPIFGYIGLVGATIAIAGLSMTVWAHHMFPTGQVLLPFFSFMTFLIAIPTGVKFFNWIGTMWRGHIALKTPMLFAVGFLVTFLFGGLTGIILASPPLDFHVHDSYFVVAHFHYVVFGTVVFAMFAGFYFWWPKMTGKMLHEGLGKIHFWTLFIGFHTTFLVQHWLGAAGMPRRYADYSPADGFTELNVISSVGAFLLGASTLPFLYNMWHTARHAPRVTVDDPWGYGNSLEWATSCPPPRHNFTSLPVIRSERPAFDLHRPHAAAAAQPRQLDPADPGKEI is encoded by the coding sequence ATGACGACCTTCGAGCAGTCGCGTCCGGAGCCGATGACCTCACCGCTGGCGCCGCGCCGGCAGTCGAAGGGTGCGGTCATCGTCAGCTGGCTCTCCAGCACCGACCACAAGGTGATCGGCTACCTCTACCTGATCTCGTCCTTCGTGTTCTTCCTGCTCGGCGGGATCATGGCCATGGTCATCCGGGCGGAGCTCGTCGCCCCGGGGCTGCAGGTGGTGAGCGCCGAGCAGTACAACCAGATGTTCACCATGCACGGCACGGTCATGCTGCTGTTCTTCGCCACCCCGCTGTTCGCGGGGTTCGCCAACGTGATCATGCCGTTGCAGATCGGCGCGCCCGACGTGGCGTTCCCCCGGCTCAACATGGTGAGTTTCTGGCTCTTCCTGTTCGGCGGCACCATCGCCATGCTCGGGTTCTTCACCAACGGGGGTGCCGCCGACTTCGGCTGGACCGGCTACCCGACGCTGTCGCGGTCGGCCTTCTCCCCGCAACTCGGCAGTGACCTGTGGGTGCTGGGCCTGACCATGTCGGGGCTCGGCACGATCCTCGGCTCGGTCAACTTCATGACCACGATCATCTGCATGCGGGCTCCCGGCATGACCATGTTCCGCATGCCGATCTTCACCTGGAACGTGCTGCTGACCGGTGTGCTCGTGCTGATGGCCTTCCCGGTGCTCGCCGCCGCGCTGCTCGCGCTGGAGTCCGACCGCAGGTTCGGCTCCCATGTCTTCGACCCGGCGAACGGGGGGCCGATCCTCTGGCAGCACCTGTTCTGGTTCTTCGGCCATCCCGAGGTGTACGTCATCGCGCTGCCGTTCTTCGGCATCGTCACCGAGGTGATCCCCGTCTTCAGCCGCAAGCCGATCTTCGGTTACATCGGCCTGGTCGGCGCGACCATCGCCATCGCGGGCCTGTCGATGACCGTGTGGGCACACCACATGTTCCCGACCGGCCAGGTGCTGCTGCCGTTCTTCTCGTTCATGACGTTCCTCATCGCGATACCCACCGGGGTGAAGTTCTTCAACTGGATCGGCACCATGTGGCGCGGCCACATCGCGCTCAAGACACCGATGCTGTTCGCCGTGGGGTTCCTGGTGACCTTCCTGTTCGGCGGGCTGACGGGGATCATCCTGGCCTCGCCGCCGCTCGACTTCCACGTGCACGACTCCTACTTCGTCGTCGCGCACTTCCACTACGTGGTCTTCGGCACCGTCGTCTTCGCGATGTTCGCGGGCTTCTACTTCTGGTGGCCGAAGATGACCGGCAAGATGCTGCACGAGGGACTGGGGAAGATCCACTTCTGGACGCTGTTCATCGGCTTCCACACCACGTTCCTGGTCCAGCACTGGCTGGGAGCCGCGGGCATGCCGCGCCGGTACGCCGACTACAGCCCCGCAGACGGGTTCACCGAGCTGAACGTGATCTCCTCGGTTGGCGCGTTCCTGCTCGGCGCCTCCACGCTGCCGTTCCTCTACAACATGTGGCACACCGCCCGGCACGCCCCCCGGGTGACGGTGGACGACCCGTGGGGATACGGCAACTCGCTGGAGTGGGCGACCTCCTGCCCGCCGCCGCGGCACAACTTCACCTCGCTGCCGGTCATCCGGTCTGAGCGGCCCGCGTTCGACCTGCACCGCCCGCATGCGGCGGCCGCGGCGCAGCCCCGCCAGCTCGATCCGGCGGACCCCGGCAAGGAGATCTGA
- a CDS encoding NAD(P)/FAD-dependent oxidoreductase: MAQRQRVVIVGGGFAGFTTARTLSKIAKGAVEIVLINPTDYFLYLPLLPEVAAGILDPRKVAIPLVDNCPGVRHLLATVDKVDVEARRVECTDAEGNHRELGYDRLVIAVGSVNKLLPVPGVVEHAHGFRSLAEALYLRDHLIRQIELADASDDPEERRARCTFVVVGAGYTGTEVAAQGQLLTLNARKKRSGLRDQPIRWILADLAPRILPELDQRLSRTAHRTLSERGVEIRTGTSVAEATAEGVKLSDGEFVATRSLIWCVGVRPDPLVESLGLPTERGRLLVDEFLRVPGHPEIYACGDAAAVPDLARPGQYTAMTAQHAGRQGKRAARNIAASYGHGQLLPYKHSDLGFVVDLGGLDAAANPLGVPLSGLPAKVVTRGYHLLAVPGGRARIAGNWLLDTLLPRQTVQLDLVRGSAVPLDSETLERPHGLSR, from the coding sequence ATGGCCCAGCGACAGCGAGTCGTCATCGTCGGAGGCGGGTTCGCGGGTTTCACCACGGCGCGCACCCTCTCCAAGATCGCCAAAGGCGCGGTGGAGATCGTCCTGATCAATCCGACCGACTACTTCCTGTACCTGCCGCTGCTGCCGGAGGTGGCCGCCGGGATCCTCGACCCGCGCAAGGTGGCGATTCCCCTGGTGGACAACTGTCCCGGTGTGCGGCACCTGCTCGCCACGGTGGACAAGGTCGACGTCGAGGCACGCCGGGTCGAGTGCACCGACGCCGAGGGCAACCACCGTGAGCTCGGTTACGACCGTCTCGTGATCGCGGTCGGCAGCGTCAACAAGCTGCTCCCCGTCCCCGGTGTGGTCGAGCACGCGCACGGTTTCCGCAGCCTCGCCGAGGCCCTCTACCTGCGCGACCACCTGATCCGCCAGATCGAGCTGGCCGACGCCTCCGACGACCCCGAGGAGCGCAGGGCCCGCTGCACCTTCGTGGTCGTGGGTGCCGGCTACACGGGAACCGAGGTCGCGGCACAGGGCCAGCTGCTCACGCTGAACGCCCGCAAGAAGCGGTCCGGCCTGCGCGACCAGCCGATCCGCTGGATCCTCGCCGACCTCGCGCCGCGCATCCTGCCCGAGCTCGACCAGCGCCTGTCGCGGACGGCGCACCGGACGCTGAGTGAACGGGGTGTGGAGATCCGCACCGGTACGAGCGTGGCCGAGGCGACCGCCGAGGGCGTCAAGCTCTCCGACGGCGAGTTCGTGGCGACCCGCTCGCTGATCTGGTGCGTGGGGGTCCGCCCCGACCCGCTGGTGGAGTCGCTCGGGTTGCCGACCGAGCGGGGGCGGCTGCTGGTCGACGAGTTCCTCCGGGTGCCCGGCCACCCGGAGATCTACGCCTGCGGCGACGCGGCGGCGGTGCCGGACCTCGCCCGGCCCGGCCAGTACACGGCCATGACCGCCCAGCACGCCGGCCGCCAGGGCAAGCGCGCCGCCCGCAACATCGCCGCCTCCTACGGTCACGGGCAGCTCCTGCCGTACAAGCACAGCGACCTGGGGTTCGTCGTCGACCTGGGCGGACTCGACGCCGCCGCGAACCCGCTGGGGGTGCCGCTGTCCGGGCTGCCGGCCAAGGTGGTCACCCGGGGTTACCACCTGCTGGCCGTCCCCGGCGGCCGGGCACGCATCGCCGGGAACTGGCTGCTCGACACCCTGCTGCCACGCCAGACCGTCCAGCTCGACCTGGTCCGCGGCTCGGCCGTCCCCCTCGACTCCGAGACTCTGGAACGCCCGCACGGCCTGAGCCGCTGA
- a CDS encoding TIGR03557 family F420-dependent LLM class oxidoreductase — protein sequence MAEIGYTMMCEQTPARQLVEDVATAERVGFDYAVISDHYFPWLEEMGHSPYAWSVLGAAAQATRRLPLMTYVTCPIMRYHPAVVAQKAATMGALSEGRFTLGLGAGENLNEHVVGQGWPSADTRHAMFTEAVQIIRELFEGDYVTYRGEYFDVDSAKLYDRPEQPMKLAIAASGGRSGNIAAEYGDALVATDPDAELVRAFADEGGAGKPVYGQLPICYDPDPEAARERAHRLWRWSAAGWKVMAELPGPVNFAAYAETVRPEDVAAKVPCGADVDAVVEAVRAYTDAGFTHVALVQIGHEHQGMFFDWSEKELLPALRRL from the coding sequence ATGGCAGAGATCGGTTACACGATGATGTGTGAGCAGACGCCCGCCAGGCAACTGGTCGAGGACGTCGCCACGGCCGAGCGGGTCGGCTTCGACTACGCGGTCATCTCCGACCACTACTTCCCGTGGCTGGAGGAGATGGGGCACTCACCGTACGCCTGGTCAGTGCTGGGAGCCGCCGCGCAGGCCACCCGGCGGCTCCCGCTGATGACGTACGTGACCTGTCCGATCATGCGCTACCACCCGGCGGTGGTGGCGCAGAAGGCGGCCACGATGGGCGCGCTGAGCGAGGGGCGTTTCACCCTCGGGCTGGGGGCGGGAGAGAACCTCAACGAGCATGTGGTGGGGCAGGGCTGGCCGTCGGCCGACACCCGTCACGCCATGTTCACCGAGGCCGTGCAGATCATCCGGGAGCTGTTCGAGGGCGACTACGTCACCTACCGGGGCGAGTACTTCGACGTCGACTCGGCCAAGCTGTACGACCGTCCCGAGCAGCCGATGAAGCTGGCGATCGCCGCCTCGGGCGGACGGTCGGGGAACATCGCCGCCGAGTACGGCGACGCGCTGGTGGCGACGGACCCGGACGCGGAACTGGTACGTGCGTTCGCGGACGAGGGCGGCGCGGGCAAGCCCGTCTACGGCCAGCTCCCCATCTGCTACGACCCCGATCCGGAGGCGGCCAGAGAACGAGCGCACCGGCTGTGGCGGTGGTCGGCCGCCGGCTGGAAGGTCATGGCCGAGCTTCCGGGTCCCGTCAACTTCGCGGCCTACGCCGAGACCGTACGCCCCGAGGACGTCGCGGCGAAGGTGCCGTGCGGCGCCGACGTGGACGCGGTGGTGGAGGCGGTGCGCGCCTACACCGACGCCGGCTTCACCCACGTCGCGCTGGTCCAGATCGGGCACGAACACCAGGGCATGTTCTTCGACTGGTCGGAGAAGGAGCTCCTACCCGCCCTGCGCCGCCTCTAG
- a CDS encoding DUF4383 domain-containing protein translates to MDTPRTHTGRSPLQLAALVVGIVFLLVGILGFIPGVTTNTDELEMAGHGSDAMLLGIFEVSILHNIVHLLFGIAGVVLSRTWSGARNYLIGGGVIYLLLFLYGLLISHDSPANFIPVNSADNWLHLVLGLGMVALGALLGRARTRTRL, encoded by the coding sequence ATGGACACACCGCGTACGCACACCGGCCGATCGCCGCTGCAACTCGCGGCCCTGGTCGTGGGGATCGTATTCCTCCTCGTGGGGATCCTGGGGTTCATCCCGGGGGTCACCACCAACACCGACGAGTTGGAGATGGCCGGGCACGGCTCCGACGCCATGCTGCTTGGGATCTTCGAGGTCTCGATCCTGCACAACATCGTTCACCTGCTGTTCGGCATCGCTGGCGTCGTGCTCTCCCGCACCTGGTCCGGTGCCCGCAACTACCTGATCGGCGGCGGCGTGATCTACCTGCTGCTGTTCCTCTACGGCCTGCTGATCAGCCATGACAGCCCGGCCAACTTCATTCCGGTCAACTCCGCCGACAACTGGCTCCACCTGGTGCTCGGCCTGGGCATGGTCGCCCTGGGCGCCCTGCTCGGCCGTGCCCGAACCCGGACCCGGCTGTAG
- a CDS encoding polysaccharide deacetylase family protein, giving the protein MRRATVGALAMVGMLTAACDADPAKPSGKAGGETVSSDVQEIGGRPEPIATVSPTWIDKLTAMRDSGNERACTWSTAYPSVQDAETFTTELGRTVENERTRFLEEARKTGCDDNKHKAPELNVDFSFLAVADDVTGVRFVTLYLGNMTGGKSTTSVWYDGTAKQVVPALSLVDQGMRSQLGTAVKDALADRKSVDTQALDRVAANPEAATFDDLAFSGTGDLVVTFDEGVVGAKSTGQVQVVLPRATAEPLLSEFGRRAQRRALESGKKPVVVTATSTSSGTAPSDASAKPTPKPVDCRKVKCVALTFDDGPGPHTDKLLGYLAKYRARATFFVVGQNTAMSGAVVRRTAQAGHEIGGHSWSHRDLTKLTAAQIEDDLRRTERAIQAAAGVTPKIVRPPYGAINSTVRKATKQPMIMWSVDTEDWRYRNSSRVARVAVNSVKPGGIILFHDIHPTSVEAIPRVLKTLSERGYHFVTVSELFNGKPPKVAYSADPPAKAKAS; this is encoded by the coding sequence GTGAGGCGGGCGACGGTCGGCGCGCTCGCCATGGTCGGGATGCTGACCGCGGCGTGTGACGCCGACCCGGCGAAGCCCTCGGGCAAGGCCGGTGGGGAGACGGTGTCCTCCGATGTGCAGGAGATCGGAGGACGGCCCGAGCCGATCGCGACGGTGTCGCCGACCTGGATCGACAAGCTGACGGCCATGCGCGACAGCGGCAACGAGCGTGCCTGCACCTGGTCGACCGCCTACCCGTCGGTGCAGGACGCGGAGACGTTCACCACGGAACTCGGCCGCACGGTGGAGAACGAGCGCACCCGTTTCCTGGAGGAGGCCCGGAAGACGGGCTGCGACGATAACAAGCACAAGGCGCCGGAACTGAACGTCGACTTCAGCTTCCTCGCCGTCGCGGACGACGTGACCGGGGTGCGGTTCGTCACCCTCTACCTCGGCAACATGACCGGCGGGAAGTCAACCACCTCGGTCTGGTACGACGGCACGGCCAAGCAGGTCGTACCGGCGCTCTCCCTCGTCGACCAGGGCATGCGGAGCCAGCTGGGGACGGCGGTGAAGGACGCTCTCGCCGACCGCAAGAGCGTCGACACGCAGGCGCTGGACCGCGTGGCCGCGAACCCGGAGGCCGCCACCTTCGACGACCTCGCGTTCAGCGGCACCGGTGACCTGGTCGTGACGTTCGACGAGGGTGTCGTGGGGGCCAAGAGCACCGGGCAGGTCCAGGTCGTGCTGCCCCGCGCGACAGCGGAGCCGTTGCTGTCGGAGTTCGGCCGCCGCGCGCAGCGCCGGGCGCTGGAATCGGGGAAGAAGCCCGTCGTCGTGACCGCCACCTCGACGTCGTCCGGGACCGCGCCGTCCGACGCCTCCGCGAAACCCACCCCCAAGCCGGTCGACTGCCGCAAGGTCAAGTGCGTGGCGCTCACCTTCGACGACGGCCCCGGCCCGCACACCGACAAGCTCCTGGGCTACCTGGCGAAGTACCGAGCCCGCGCCACGTTCTTCGTCGTGGGACAGAACACCGCCATGAGCGGCGCGGTGGTGCGGCGGACGGCCCAGGCGGGGCACGAGATCGGCGGCCACAGCTGGTCCCACCGCGATCTGACGAAGCTCACGGCGGCGCAGATCGAGGACGACCTGCGCCGCACCGAGCGGGCCATCCAGGCCGCGGCGGGTGTCACACCGAAGATCGTCCGGCCGCCGTACGGCGCCATCAACTCCACCGTCCGCAAGGCGACCAAGCAGCCCATGATCATGTGGAGCGTGGACACCGAGGACTGGAGGTACCGCAACAGCAGCAGGGTGGCGCGCGTCGCCGTCAACTCGGTGAAACCCGGCGGGATCATCCTCTTCCACGACATCCACCCGACCTCGGTCGAGGCGATCCCGCGGGTGCTGAAGACCCTCTCCGAGCGCGGCTACCACTTCGTGACGGTCAGCGAGCTGTTCAACGGCAAGCCGCCGAAGGTCGCCTACAGCGCCGACCCGCCGGCCAAGGCCAAAGCATCCTGA
- a CDS encoding PD-(D/E)XK nuclease family protein, producing the protein MSQPPSTRFTGNPHVVRLSASLLDRRDGDCGDFAAARARPQLWPPVYEKRRYAPWETFPLGLVMDVLNAVEFEAVPVGDALARTLRDARNTVHPGVAAWVRHACHTYLETAESLAAALAAEGVELLPERNPRIVQGGRSPAEMRSLTVWGRWYGSPDGAVVEFRRMRMSRPLGTADVPSTQAMAYVAAAGKQVADPAELYTVVPVPVRPVPVPQRVRVVEVGLTTAADRVLLDTADLEEIHHAYASEVRPAAARLLAGGDPVPGHDCADCKARLSCGAVTHAPGLLGLDDRGTHRRTWSITTSRYYQVCPAQAHLRELRLPGDWETSTAVERGRNAHSWLEVAHARGRPCAAADLPEADADDLGVADGLMEREEYRRARPYLLRHLTVCPLRGPGEISEIRPEPKLAVYDAQADVMVLANPDLLRRVDGRLVYREQKTSAVPRGIVAENALELVPQLALAVCLIAEGVFGDTTGLVELEQLTPASAEVLTFDAADPAVVSAARRVVLDRVRPWHRDVAFRATPGPWCRFCPMSRWCPDRVDHPDGPDASGSTAHAAYSPDGLAFDPLTGELLASPDRPDSRVEALAAVLAEPGADDEPPF; encoded by the coding sequence ATGAGCCAGCCCCCCAGCACCCGGTTCACCGGGAACCCCCATGTCGTCCGGTTGTCGGCGAGCCTGCTCGACCGCCGCGACGGCGACTGCGGAGACTTCGCGGCGGCCAGGGCCCGCCCGCAACTGTGGCCGCCGGTGTACGAGAAGCGCAGGTACGCGCCGTGGGAGACCTTCCCGCTCGGTCTGGTCATGGACGTGCTGAACGCGGTCGAGTTCGAGGCCGTACCGGTCGGTGACGCCCTGGCGCGAACCCTGCGCGACGCCCGCAACACCGTGCACCCCGGGGTCGCCGCCTGGGTGCGGCACGCCTGTCACACCTATCTGGAGACGGCGGAGAGCCTGGCCGCCGCCCTCGCCGCCGAAGGGGTCGAGCTCCTGCCGGAACGCAACCCCCGGATCGTCCAGGGCGGCCGGTCCCCCGCGGAGATGCGCTCCCTCACCGTGTGGGGCCGGTGGTACGGCTCGCCGGACGGCGCGGTGGTGGAGTTCCGCAGGATGCGCATGAGCCGTCCGCTGGGCACCGCGGACGTCCCCTCCACGCAGGCGATGGCGTACGTGGCCGCGGCGGGTAAGCAGGTGGCGGACCCGGCGGAGCTGTACACCGTCGTCCCCGTCCCGGTGCGGCCCGTCCCCGTGCCGCAGCGGGTGCGGGTGGTGGAGGTCGGGTTGACCACCGCCGCGGACCGGGTCCTTCTCGACACCGCGGACCTGGAGGAGATCCACCACGCGTACGCCTCCGAGGTCAGGCCCGCGGCGGCCCGGCTGCTGGCCGGTGGCGACCCGGTTCCCGGGCACGACTGCGCCGACTGCAAGGCACGCCTCTCCTGCGGCGCCGTCACGCACGCCCCGGGCCTGCTCGGACTCGACGACCGGGGCACGCACCGGCGAACGTGGTCGATCACGACGTCCCGCTACTACCAGGTCTGCCCGGCCCAGGCTCACCTGCGGGAGCTTCGGCTGCCCGGCGACTGGGAGACGAGCACGGCGGTCGAGCGCGGCCGGAACGCGCATTCGTGGCTTGAGGTCGCGCACGCCCGAGGGAGACCCTGCGCCGCGGCGGACCTTCCGGAGGCGGACGCCGACGACCTCGGTGTCGCCGACGGGCTGATGGAGCGGGAGGAGTACCGCCGGGCCCGGCCGTACCTGCTCCGGCACCTGACGGTGTGCCCGCTGCGCGGGCCGGGCGAGATCTCCGAGATCAGGCCCGAACCGAAGCTCGCCGTGTACGACGCCCAAGCCGACGTGATGGTGCTCGCCAACCCCGACCTCCTCCGCCGGGTGGACGGGCGCCTCGTCTACCGCGAGCAGAAGACGTCGGCGGTGCCGCGCGGCATCGTCGCGGAGAACGCGCTGGAACTGGTTCCCCAGCTCGCCCTGGCGGTCTGCCTGATCGCCGAAGGCGTCTTCGGGGACACCACCGGGCTGGTGGAGCTGGAGCAGCTCACCCCGGCCTCCGCCGAGGTGCTCACGTTCGACGCCGCCGATCCCGCGGTGGTGTCGGCGGCCCGGCGGGTCGTCCTCGACCGGGTCCGGCCCTGGCATCGTGACGTCGCCTTCCGCGCCACCCCGGGCCCCTGGTGCCGGTTCTGTCCGATGTCGCGCTGGTGCCCGGACCGCGTGGACCACCCGGACGGCCCGGACGCCTCCGGCTCCACCGCGCACGCCGCATACTCCCCGGACGGCCTCGCGTTCGACCCCCTCACCGGTGAGCTTCTGGCCAGCCCCGACCGGCCGGACAGCCGCGTCGAGGCACTCGCCGCCGTCCTCGCCGAACCCGGGGCCGACGACGAACCGCCGTTCTGA